One part of the Pandoraea faecigallinarum genome encodes these proteins:
- a CDS encoding TolC family protein has translation MTNTLFPARMSPRQTAAAPPFASPHGQAGRRAPLAIAALAALVLSGCATFSDDGGFAPVAEAAQKRLGQPAVWARDDATAQALAKERDDLLTRPLDLDTAIRLTLLNHRGLQATYAELGIAEASLVQAGRLPNPRFSFQRVQGGGDTGIERTWGIDFVRVLTMPLASRIEARRFAQVQAQVTQAVVEQATQTRRAWIEAVAAQQRVQILEQTTLATQAASELADGMARAGNFSAMRRTQENLVYADTAARLARAREQATSTREQLARQMGLWGQQLSFTLPARLPDLPRKRPAWPGAEAQAIRERADVRAARAALDATTSDLGLTRVTRFVNVLDAAYRNNSETGRPSEHGYEISLEIPLFDWGSTRVAGAEARYRQSVDRLADTAVAARADARTRRAQTLAAWDIAEHYRTTILPMRQRVSDEWLLRYNGMLASVFDLLGDAREQRDAVLGYIDATAGYWLADAAFRESLGGGEPEGVEASATAAPTNPHQHGGGA, from the coding sequence ATGACGAACACCCTTTTCCCCGCGCGGATGTCCCCGCGCCAAACGGCCGCGGCGCCACCCTTCGCCTCACCGCACGGCCAGGCGGGTCGCCGCGCGCCGCTTGCGATCGCTGCGCTCGCCGCCCTCGTGCTCTCGGGCTGTGCCACCTTCAGCGACGACGGCGGTTTTGCCCCGGTGGCAGAAGCGGCGCAAAAGCGCCTCGGCCAACCTGCCGTCTGGGCGCGTGACGACGCCACCGCACAGGCACTCGCGAAAGAACGCGACGATCTCCTGACACGCCCGCTCGACCTCGACACCGCCATTCGCCTCACGCTGCTGAACCATCGCGGCCTGCAAGCGACCTACGCGGAACTCGGCATCGCGGAGGCATCGCTCGTGCAGGCAGGTCGTCTACCTAACCCGCGCTTCTCGTTCCAACGCGTACAAGGCGGCGGCGATACCGGTATCGAGCGCACGTGGGGCATCGACTTCGTTCGCGTGCTTACCATGCCCCTCGCATCGCGCATCGAAGCCCGCCGCTTCGCGCAGGTGCAGGCACAGGTGACACAAGCCGTCGTCGAACAGGCCACACAAACGCGACGCGCCTGGATCGAAGCCGTCGCCGCCCAGCAGCGGGTACAGATTCTCGAGCAGACGACGCTCGCCACACAGGCCGCCAGCGAACTCGCAGACGGCATGGCACGTGCGGGCAACTTCAGTGCGATGCGACGCACGCAGGAAAATCTCGTCTACGCCGACACGGCAGCGCGTCTCGCACGTGCACGCGAGCAGGCAACTTCCACCCGCGAACAACTGGCGCGCCAGATGGGCCTGTGGGGACAGCAGTTGAGCTTCACGCTGCCCGCGCGGCTACCCGACCTGCCGCGTAAGCGCCCCGCGTGGCCCGGAGCCGAAGCGCAAGCCATTCGCGAGCGCGCCGACGTTCGCGCCGCACGCGCCGCGCTGGACGCCACCACGAGCGATCTCGGCCTGACGCGCGTGACGCGCTTCGTCAACGTGCTCGACGCGGCGTACCGCAACAACAGCGAAACGGGCAGGCCCAGCGAGCACGGCTACGAAATCTCGCTGGAGATCCCGCTATTCGACTGGGGCTCGACACGTGTTGCCGGAGCCGAAGCACGCTACCGCCAAAGCGTCGACCGTCTGGCCGATACCGCCGTTGCCGCCAGGGCCGACGCGCGCACGCGGCGCGCCCAGACGCTCGCCGCGTGGGATATCGCGGAGCATTACCGCACGACGATCCTGCCGATGCGGCAACGCGTCTCGGACGAGTGGCTGCTGCGCTACAACGGCATGCTCGCCAGTGTCTTCGATCTGCTCGGCGACGCTCGCGAGCAACGCGACGCCGTGCTCGGCTACATCGATGCGACTGCCGGCTACTGGCTCGCCGACGCCGCGTTTCGCGAGAGCCTCGGCGGCGGCGAACCGGAGGGCGTTGAGGCATCGGCCACAGCGGCACCCACCAACCCTCACCAACACGGAGGTGGCGCATGA
- a CDS encoding porin, producing MKRSMAKGIGGALVLGACAGAISTPAFAQSNVTLYGQVDAWVGAVKNPGSDRAWTQGGGGMSTSYWGMKGNEDLGGGLKAVFVLEDFFRPQNGQYGRFQGDSMFSRNAYVGLQSDTAGTVTMGRLTTSYFVSTILFNPFVDSYTFSPMVFHTFIGQAGQGIVGDSGWSNAVMYTTPNFKGLSGSVSYAFGNKAGETGQNKWSASALYFNGPFAATLAYQQVKFDAVPDDLAGMAGFRSQQAVQLGATYDLQVVKFFGQYQYIRNNITGGGVSENGGQLGVSVPLGNGKVLASYAYTKSSGASNVNRKTWALGYDYNLSKRTDIYAAYMNDKVSTLSGGDTFGGGVRMKF from the coding sequence ATGAAGCGCAGTATGGCCAAGGGCATTGGCGGGGCACTCGTTCTGGGCGCATGCGCCGGCGCGATCAGCACGCCGGCATTCGCACAATCGAACGTCACGCTGTACGGTCAGGTGGACGCCTGGGTGGGCGCCGTCAAGAACCCGGGCAGCGACCGGGCATGGACGCAGGGCGGCGGCGGCATGTCGACGTCGTACTGGGGCATGAAGGGCAATGAGGATCTCGGCGGCGGCCTGAAGGCGGTGTTCGTGCTCGAAGACTTCTTCCGCCCGCAGAACGGTCAGTACGGCCGCTTCCAGGGCGACTCGATGTTCTCGCGCAACGCCTACGTCGGTTTGCAATCGGATACGGCCGGTACGGTCACGATGGGCCGGCTGACGACGTCTTACTTCGTTTCGACGATTCTGTTCAACCCGTTCGTCGACTCTTACACCTTCAGCCCGATGGTGTTCCACACCTTCATCGGCCAGGCTGGTCAGGGCATCGTTGGCGACTCCGGCTGGAGCAACGCCGTGATGTACACCACGCCGAACTTCAAGGGCCTCTCGGGCAGCGTGTCGTATGCCTTCGGTAACAAGGCGGGCGAGACCGGCCAGAATAAGTGGAGCGCCTCGGCGCTGTACTTCAACGGTCCGTTTGCCGCGACGCTCGCTTACCAGCAGGTCAAGTTCGACGCCGTGCCGGACGACCTCGCCGGCATGGCCGGCTTCCGCAGCCAGCAGGCCGTGCAACTGGGGGCGACCTACGACCTTCAGGTCGTGAAGTTCTTCGGCCAGTACCAGTACATCCGCAACAACATTACCGGCGGCGGCGTGTCGGAGAACGGCGGCCAGCTCGGCGTGTCGGTGCCCCTGGGTAACGGCAAGGTGCTCGCCTCGTACGCGTACACGAAGAGTTCGGGCGCGAGCAACGTGAACCGCAAGACGTGGGCGCTCGGCTACGACTACAACCTGTCCAAGCGTACCGACATTTACGCGGCGTACATGAACGACAAGGTCAGCACGCTCTCGGGTGGCGACACCTTCGGTGGCGGCGTTCGCATGAAGTTCTGA
- a CDS encoding 3-hydroxybutyryl-CoA dehydrogenase translates to MTIQHVGIIGAGTMGNGIAQACAVAGLPVTMIDISDAAVQKGLATIAGSLDRLIKKDKLSAADKDAALARITTSTEYAALAGADIVIEAATENFDLKVKILKQLEDVAKEGAILASNTSSISITKLAAVVSKPERFIGMHFFNPVPLMALVEIIRGLQTSDETHSRVDALARTLGKSPITVKNAPGFVVNRILVPMINEAFFVLAENLASPEEIDEGMKLGCNHPIGPLALADMIGLDVCLSVMNVYYEEFADSKYRPCPLLKEMVAAGYLGRKTGRGVYTY, encoded by the coding sequence ATGACGATTCAACACGTAGGCATCATTGGCGCAGGCACGATGGGTAACGGCATCGCGCAGGCCTGTGCGGTGGCCGGACTGCCGGTGACGATGATCGACATCAGCGACGCGGCGGTGCAAAAGGGTCTGGCGACGATTGCCGGCAGCCTCGATCGCCTCATCAAGAAAGACAAGCTGAGTGCCGCCGACAAGGATGCCGCGCTGGCACGCATCACGACGTCGACCGAGTACGCCGCGCTTGCCGGGGCCGACATCGTGATCGAAGCCGCCACCGAGAACTTCGATCTGAAGGTGAAGATCCTCAAGCAACTCGAAGACGTGGCGAAGGAGGGCGCCATTCTGGCGTCGAACACGTCGTCGATTTCGATCACGAAGCTCGCGGCGGTCGTCTCGAAGCCCGAGCGATTCATCGGCATGCACTTCTTCAATCCGGTGCCGCTCATGGCGCTCGTGGAGATCATTCGCGGCCTGCAAACGAGCGACGAGACGCATAGCCGTGTCGATGCGCTCGCGCGCACGCTCGGCAAGTCGCCGATTACGGTGAAGAATGCACCGGGCTTCGTCGTGAACCGGATTCTGGTGCCCATGATCAACGAAGCCTTCTTCGTGCTGGCGGAGAATCTGGCGTCGCCCGAAGAGATCGACGAAGGCATGAAGCTCGGCTGCAACCATCCGATCGGACCGCTGGCGCTTGCCGACATGATCGGTCTGGACGTCTGCCTGTCGGTGATGAACGTCTATTACGAGGAGTTCGCCGACTCGAAGTATCGTCCATGCCCGCTGCTCAAGGAGATGGTCGCTGCCGGTTATCTCGGCCGCAAGACGGGACGTGGCGTCTACACGTACTGA
- a CDS encoding NAD(P)H-dependent flavin oxidoreductase: MALPKILQNLALPVVASPMFIVSYPELVLAQCKAGIVGAFPALNAREPQILEDWLSRITEELAAYKAANPDALVGPLAVNQIVHQSNQRLEHDVRVCVEHRVPIFITSLRAPPREVLDAVHSYGGIVLHDVINLRHANKALEAGVDGLILVAAGAGGHAGMLSPFALVGEVRKIFDGPIVLSGSIANGGSILAAQAMGADLAYIGTRFIASSEANASDAYKQAIVDASANDIVYTNLFTGVSGNYIRQSILNAGLDPDNLPTADKSAMNFSKAKAWKDIWGAGQGVGLMDDVRPAAEIIARLKQEYDDTRKRLAS; encoded by the coding sequence ATGGCCCTTCCCAAGATTCTGCAAAACCTGGCGCTGCCCGTGGTGGCATCGCCGATGTTCATCGTGAGTTACCCGGAGCTGGTGCTCGCCCAATGCAAGGCGGGCATCGTCGGCGCCTTCCCCGCCCTGAACGCACGCGAGCCGCAGATTCTCGAAGACTGGCTCTCGCGTATTACCGAAGAACTGGCCGCGTACAAGGCGGCGAATCCCGATGCGCTCGTCGGCCCGCTCGCCGTGAATCAGATCGTGCATCAATCGAACCAGCGTCTCGAACACGACGTGCGCGTATGCGTCGAGCATCGCGTGCCGATCTTCATCACGAGCCTGCGCGCACCGCCCAGGGAAGTGCTCGATGCGGTGCACAGCTACGGCGGCATCGTGCTGCACGACGTGATCAACCTGCGTCACGCCAACAAGGCGCTCGAAGCGGGTGTGGACGGTCTGATTCTCGTCGCAGCCGGCGCGGGCGGTCATGCGGGCATGCTCTCGCCGTTCGCGCTGGTGGGCGAAGTGCGCAAGATCTTCGACGGCCCCATCGTGCTTTCCGGCTCGATCGCCAACGGCGGATCGATTCTCGCGGCGCAGGCGATGGGGGCCGACCTTGCCTACATCGGCACGCGCTTCATCGCGTCGTCAGAAGCGAACGCGAGCGACGCTTACAAGCAAGCCATCGTCGATGCGAGCGCCAACGACATCGTCTACACCAACCTCTTCACCGGCGTGTCGGGCAATTACATTCGCCAGAGCATTCTGAATGCGGGCCTCGATCCCGATAATCTTCCCACGGCCGACAAGTCCGCAATGAACTTCTCCAAAGCAAAGGCGTGGAAGGATATCTGGGGCGCCGGGCAGGGCGTGGGCCTGATGGACGACGTGCGTCCGGCCGCCGAAATCATCGCGCGTCTGAAACAGGAATACGACGACACACGCAAACGGCTCGCGAGCTGA
- a CDS encoding MBL fold metallo-hydrolase, producing MTSLALPAGLRVFERGWLSSNNVLFLGEAPTLVDSGYVSHSAQTLALVAHALPEGQPLARLVNTHLHSDHCGGNAALQARYGCRTWVPAAQADPVRHWDEKRLSFEATGQQCARFTFDDTLSPGDTVPLGDREWLVLGAPGHDPHALMLYNATDGILISGDALWERGFGVIFPELDGESGFAEQAAVLDLIEQIDVSLVIPGHGKPFEDIDGALAAARSRLDYLQGDPARNARNALKVLIVFRLMAEVTMTGASLKATLDTARAWRNAAAMLAPPSGWPALLDTLVAELAKAGALRYDSEADTLHAV from the coding sequence ATGACCTCGCTTGCCCTGCCTGCCGGGCTGCGCGTGTTCGAGCGCGGCTGGCTCTCATCGAACAACGTGCTGTTCCTCGGTGAAGCGCCGACGCTCGTCGACAGCGGTTACGTCAGCCATTCGGCCCAAACGCTCGCCCTCGTCGCGCATGCCCTGCCCGAAGGCCAGCCGCTCGCGCGCCTCGTCAACACCCATCTTCACTCCGATCACTGTGGCGGTAACGCCGCGTTGCAGGCGCGTTACGGCTGCCGCACGTGGGTGCCCGCGGCGCAAGCCGATCCGGTGCGTCACTGGGACGAGAAACGCCTGTCGTTCGAGGCGACCGGCCAGCAGTGCGCGCGCTTCACGTTCGACGACACGCTCTCGCCCGGCGACACGGTGCCGCTCGGCGATCGCGAATGGCTGGTGCTCGGCGCACCGGGCCACGATCCGCACGCGCTCATGCTCTACAACGCCACCGACGGCATCCTGATTTCCGGCGACGCCCTGTGGGAACGCGGCTTCGGTGTGATCTTCCCGGAACTCGACGGCGAGTCGGGATTCGCGGAGCAGGCCGCTGTGCTCGACCTCATTGAGCAGATCGACGTCTCGCTGGTCATTCCGGGCCACGGCAAGCCGTTCGAGGACATCGACGGCGCACTGGCCGCCGCGCGCTCGCGCCTCGACTACCTGCAAGGCGATCCCGCACGCAACGCGCGCAACGCACTCAAGGTGTTGATCGTTTTTCGTCTCATGGCCGAAGTGACGATGACGGGCGCATCGCTCAAGGCGACGCTCGACACCGCGCGCGCGTGGCGCAACGCGGCGGCGATGCTCGCTCCGCCGTCGGGCTGGCCCGCGCTGCTCGACACACTGGTTGCGGAACTCGCCAAAGCGGGGGCACTGCGGTACGACAGCGAGGCCGACACGCTGCACGCGGTCTGA
- a CDS encoding MaoC family dehydratase yields MGKIVAVGETFSASHHFSPESIREFSTLAHDFNPLHLDADYAAADPRFGGLISSGTQQMSYLAALLATHYSKTAQPLGLEFDMKLRRAVHAGDDITVRWTVTDSVWKDKLAGDIVSLDGEAVNQRGETVIVATAKILVCARPA; encoded by the coding sequence ATGGGAAAAATCGTTGCCGTTGGCGAGACGTTCTCCGCCAGTCACCATTTCTCACCTGAATCGATCCGCGAATTTTCCACACTCGCGCACGACTTCAATCCGCTGCATCTCGACGCCGACTATGCCGCCGCCGATCCACGTTTCGGCGGGCTGATTTCGTCGGGCACGCAGCAAATGTCCTACCTCGCCGCGCTGCTCGCCACGCACTATTCGAAGACGGCGCAGCCACTCGGGCTGGAGTTCGACATGAAGCTGCGCCGCGCCGTGCATGCGGGCGACGACATCACTGTGCGCTGGACCGTCACGGACAGCGTGTGGAAGGACAAGCTCGCGGGCGACATCGTTTCGCTCGACGGCGAAGCCGTCAACCAGCGTGGCGAGACCGTCATCGTCGCCACGGCCAAGATCCTCGTGTGCGCCAGACCGGCGTAA
- a CDS encoding DUF1289 domain-containing protein: MNPATGWCSGCWRTLDEIASWSTMAEDAKRLVWSRLPARRAEHEEPPLPHRRVVARSRGTPDKDGT, encoded by the coding sequence ATGAATCCGGCAACGGGCTGGTGCTCGGGATGCTGGCGCACGCTCGACGAGATCGCGTCATGGTCGACGATGGCGGAGGACGCCAAGCGCCTCGTCTGGTCGCGCCTGCCCGCGCGGCGTGCCGAGCACGAAGAGCCGCCCTTGCCGCATCGCCGTGTGGTGGCCCGAAGCCGGGGGACCCCGGACAAGGACGGCACCTGA
- a CDS encoding YbaK/EbsC family protein: MSETPQIPETANEQDLPEGARHVARLLAGMGHDQPIVLLPATGKTSAEAAAGLGCEVAQIAKSIIFRRAADDTPVLVIASGVNRVDEKKVAAQVGELARADARFVKEKTGYSIGGVSPIGHVVSPVTLIDEDLLKLASLWAAAGHPHAVFNLTPQQLVAMTGAPVVDVALRS; encoded by the coding sequence ATGAGCGAAACGCCACAGATCCCCGAAACGGCCAACGAGCAGGATCTCCCCGAGGGTGCGCGCCACGTCGCGCGCCTGCTTGCCGGCATGGGACACGACCAGCCGATCGTGCTGCTGCCGGCCACTGGCAAGACGTCGGCGGAAGCCGCCGCCGGCCTTGGCTGCGAAGTCGCGCAGATTGCCAAGTCGATCATCTTCCGCCGCGCGGCGGACGACACGCCGGTGCTGGTCATTGCCAGCGGCGTCAATCGGGTCGACGAGAAGAAAGTAGCCGCACAAGTCGGTGAACTGGCGCGCGCCGACGCACGCTTCGTCAAGGAAAAGACGGGTTACTCGATTGGCGGCGTGAGTCCGATCGGACACGTTGTCTCGCCGGTCACGCTGATCGACGAGGACCTGCTCAAACTCGCGAGCCTGTGGGCCGCCGCAGGGCACCCGCACGCCGTGTTCAACCTCACGCCGCAACAGTTGGTGGCCATGACGGGCGCGCCGGTGGTCGACGTTGCGCTTCGTAGCTGA
- a CDS encoding hydroxymethylglutaryl-CoA lyase, which yields MSASHLPQRVKVVEVGPRDGLQNEKQPVPTDVKIALVDRLSAAGFANVEATSFVSPKWVPQMADGAEVMAGITRRPGTVYSVLTPNMRGFEGAVAAKADEVVIFCAASEAFSQRNINCSIEESITRFEPVARAAKDAGLRLRGSISCALGCPYQGEVPVASVVDVVKRLAALGCDEIDIADTIGVGTPARTREVMEACAKVFPIERLSGHFHDTYGQATANIYAALLSGISIFHSSVAGLGGCPYAKGATGNVATEDVLYLLQGLGIETGVDLDAVVRTGDYISQAIGRPNASRVGRAMLAKMKDAATAA from the coding sequence ATGTCCGCATCCCATCTTCCGCAACGTGTGAAAGTGGTCGAAGTCGGCCCGCGCGACGGTCTGCAAAACGAAAAGCAGCCCGTGCCCACCGACGTCAAGATCGCACTGGTCGACCGTCTGTCGGCCGCCGGCTTCGCGAACGTCGAAGCAACGTCGTTCGTCTCGCCCAAGTGGGTGCCGCAGATGGCCGACGGGGCCGAGGTCATGGCGGGCATCACGCGCCGCCCGGGCACCGTATATTCGGTCCTCACCCCGAACATGCGCGGTTTCGAAGGCGCCGTTGCCGCCAAAGCGGACGAAGTGGTGATCTTCTGCGCAGCAAGCGAAGCCTTCTCGCAGCGCAACATCAACTGCTCCATCGAGGAGAGCATCACGCGCTTCGAGCCGGTCGCGCGCGCCGCGAAGGACGCCGGTCTGCGCCTGCGCGGCAGCATTTCGTGCGCCCTCGGCTGCCCGTATCAGGGAGAAGTGCCGGTCGCGAGCGTGGTCGACGTCGTCAAGCGGCTCGCTGCCCTCGGTTGCGACGAAATCGACATCGCCGACACCATTGGCGTGGGCACGCCCGCGCGCACGCGCGAGGTCATGGAAGCCTGCGCCAAGGTGTTCCCCATCGAGCGCCTCTCGGGCCACTTCCACGACACCTACGGGCAGGCGACCGCCAATATTTACGCTGCGCTGCTCTCGGGCATCTCGATCTTCCATTCGTCCGTCGCCGGTCTCGGCGGCTGTCCGTACGCCAAGGGCGCCACGGGCAACGTCGCCACGGAGGACGTGCTGTACCTGCTCCAGGGACTCGGCATCGAGACAGGCGTCGACCTCGATGCCGTGGTGCGCACCGGCGACTACATCTCGCAGGCCATCGGCCGCCCGAACGCCTCGCGCGTGGGTCGCGCGATGCTCGCGAAAATGAAAGACGCCGCCACCGCCGCCTGA
- a CDS encoding 2-hydroxyacid dehydrogenase, whose protein sequence is MDILIYSPDGKTAAYETGLAEHLPQANIRGWQPGDTAPADYLVLWKPNAEVLQPREGLKAIFNLGAGVDGVLGPHGDGVQRLPAGVPLVRLEDAGMADQMAQYVSAATLRYFRRLDEFEAQQAQRQWKFQKPNRLADFPVAVLGYGTLGAHVARALKTFGFAVRAWSRSERHDDSGIALHHGEAGFDACVSGARVLVNLLPLTPQTVDILDANLFARLAHGAFLINVARGAHLVEADLLTALDSGQIAGATLDVFRTEPLPPDHPFWRAPRVSITPHISALTLRDETVAQIAGKIAALARGEAITGIVDLARGY, encoded by the coding sequence ATGGACATCCTGATCTATTCCCCGGACGGCAAGACTGCCGCTTACGAAACCGGTCTTGCCGAGCATCTGCCGCAGGCCAACATTCGTGGCTGGCAGCCGGGCGACACCGCGCCGGCCGACTATCTGGTGCTGTGGAAGCCGAATGCCGAGGTGCTGCAACCGCGTGAGGGTCTGAAGGCGATCTTCAATCTTGGCGCAGGGGTGGACGGCGTGCTCGGCCCGCACGGAGACGGCGTGCAACGCCTGCCCGCCGGCGTGCCGCTGGTGCGGCTTGAGGACGCCGGCATGGCCGATCAGATGGCGCAATATGTGAGCGCCGCCACGCTGCGCTACTTTCGCCGTCTCGACGAGTTCGAAGCGCAGCAGGCGCAACGCCAGTGGAAGTTTCAGAAGCCGAACCGCCTCGCGGATTTCCCTGTCGCGGTGCTCGGCTACGGCACGCTCGGCGCGCATGTCGCTCGCGCACTGAAGACGTTCGGCTTTGCGGTGCGCGCGTGGAGTCGCAGCGAGCGCCACGATGACAGCGGCATCGCGCTGCATCACGGCGAAGCGGGCTTCGACGCCTGCGTGAGCGGCGCCCGCGTTCTCGTGAACCTGCTGCCGCTCACGCCCCAAACGGTGGACATACTCGACGCGAACCTGTTCGCCAGGCTCGCGCACGGCGCGTTCCTGATCAACGTCGCGCGCGGCGCGCATCTCGTCGAGGCCGACTTGCTGACCGCGCTGGACAGCGGGCAAATCGCCGGGGCCACACTCGACGTGTTTCGCACCGAGCCGCTGCCCCCCGATCATCCGTTCTGGCGTGCGCCGCGCGTGAGCATCACACCGCACATCTCCGCGCTGACGTTGCGAGACGAGACGGTCGCCCAGATCGCAGGCAAGATCGCAGCACTGGCGCGTGGCGAGGCGATCACCGGTATCGTCGACCTCGCGCGCGGCTACTGA
- a CDS encoding YaeQ family protein — protein MALKATIYKAEVQITDLDRHYYASHNLTIARHPSETDERMMVRVLAFMLYAGERLSFGKGISTADEPDLWEHDFGGDIVRWIDVGQPDARRLVKAAGRAEHVDVIAYGGKPAAVWWQTAEKDVNRLSNLTVRMLDDESAEALTALASRTMRLQCTIQDGEVWVADDSHNFAVKLDTLRAAVID, from the coding sequence ATGGCACTCAAAGCCACCATTTACAAGGCCGAGGTGCAGATCACCGACCTCGACCGCCACTACTACGCGTCCCACAACCTCACGATCGCCCGTCATCCGTCGGAAACCGACGAACGCATGATGGTGCGCGTGCTCGCGTTCATGTTGTACGCGGGAGAGCGCCTCTCGTTCGGCAAGGGTATCTCGACGGCTGACGAGCCGGACCTCTGGGAGCACGACTTCGGCGGCGATATCGTGCGCTGGATCGACGTCGGCCAGCCCGACGCCCGCCGCCTCGTCAAGGCCGCCGGCCGTGCGGAACACGTCGACGTCATCGCGTACGGCGGCAAGCCCGCGGCTGTCTGGTGGCAAACGGCGGAAAAGGACGTGAACCGCCTGTCGAACCTGACCGTACGAATGCTGGATGACGAATCGGCCGAAGCGCTCACTGCGCTCGCATCGCGCACGATGCGTCTGCAATGCACGATTCAGGACGGTGAAGTGTGGGTGGCGGACGACAGCCATAACTTCGCCGTCAAGCTCGATACGCTGCGCGCGGCCGTCATCGACTGA
- a CDS encoding alpha/beta fold hydrolase, whose amino-acid sequence MPVPVPQTIDVNGYPMAYVETPAPADAVGAPLVLVHGSLCDYRYFKPNMAPLGQRRRVISVSLRHYFPEAWNGHDGEFSGEQHAEDLAAFITALDVGPVHVLGHSRGGYVALRTALLAPDTVRSLILADPGVEISGGPIQIPLDSERGNFREKALNAIEAGDIDGGLAIFIDTVSGPDTWRRMVPWFKQMVRDNARTLIGQVAEPRTPLPIDALGALHAPVLLMGGAESPAPYPDVLNALAYAMPEARRMVIQDASHGMNLANPIAFHLAVDAFLGND is encoded by the coding sequence ATGCCGGTTCCCGTACCGCAAACGATCGACGTCAACGGTTACCCGATGGCGTACGTCGAAACCCCCGCACCCGCCGACGCCGTTGGCGCACCGCTAGTGCTGGTTCACGGCTCGCTTTGCGACTACCGTTACTTCAAACCGAACATGGCCCCGCTGGGGCAACGCCGACGTGTCATTTCGGTCAGTCTGCGTCACTACTTCCCGGAGGCCTGGAACGGCCACGATGGCGAATTCTCCGGCGAGCAGCACGCGGAGGATCTCGCCGCGTTCATTACGGCGCTCGACGTCGGCCCGGTCCATGTGCTGGGCCACTCGCGCGGCGGCTATGTGGCGTTGCGTACCGCACTGCTCGCACCCGACACCGTCCGTTCGCTGATTCTGGCCGATCCGGGAGTGGAAATCAGCGGTGGCCCGATACAGATTCCGCTCGACAGCGAACGCGGCAACTTCCGCGAGAAGGCGTTGAACGCCATCGAGGCCGGAGATATCGACGGCGGACTGGCCATCTTCATCGATACGGTCAGCGGTCCCGATACATGGCGTCGCATGGTGCCGTGGTTCAAGCAGATGGTGCGCGACAACGCACGCACGCTGATTGGGCAGGTCGCCGAACCGCGCACACCGTTGCCTATCGACGCACTGGGCGCGCTGCATGCTCCGGTGCTGCTCATGGGAGGCGCCGAAAGCCCCGCCCCCTATCCGGACGTGCTCAATGCCCTCGCATACGCCATGCCGGAAGCCCGTCGCATGGTGATTCAGGACGCATCGCACGGCATGAACCTCGCCAATCCGATTGCGTTCCATCTCGCCGTGGACGCCTTCCTCGGGAACGATTGA
- a CDS encoding helix-turn-helix domain-containing protein: MDTNLFRFGRHLAGLRKKYNWAQDKLALESGLARSYLSGVERGKRNISLRNICILADTLGLPPHELLAFDASNGMAADSGVTAPCDPYPSLNRAMQKLSDRDQAWMADLVRTLSLRLGHGLVRDE, encoded by the coding sequence ATGGACACCAATTTATTTCGATTCGGCAGACACCTCGCCGGTTTGCGCAAGAAGTACAACTGGGCGCAGGACAAGCTCGCGCTGGAGAGTGGTCTCGCACGTTCCTATCTGAGTGGTGTCGAGCGCGGCAAACGCAATATCTCGTTGCGCAACATCTGCATTCTGGCGGACACGCTGGGGCTGCCGCCGCATGAGTTGCTGGCGTTCGACGCGTCCAACGGCATGGCGGCCGATTCCGGGGTGACGGCACCGTGCGATCCGTATCCGTCGCTCAACCGTGCGATGCAAAAGCTCTCGGACCGCGATCAGGCATGGATGGCCGATCTGGTGCGAACGTTGAGTCTGCGTCTGGGCCACGGCCTGGTGCGCGACGAATGA